The genomic stretch GCCGTCGCACTCGGCGAACTCGACCAGCGCCCGGTCGTCCAGCGCGGTGTGCAGCCGGCCGGCGTCCAGATCGGGCCGGACACCCCGGCCGTCGCCGCTGGTGTGCCGCACCGCCTGCCGGATGCGCTCCTCCAGCCGGGCCTGCCGGCGGGCCAGCTCCGGTGCGGCCCGGCCTTCGGTCGCGGTGTCCTGGCGCTCCCGGACGACGGTGCGCAGCTCGGCCAGCGCCTGCTCGGTGTCCTCGTCGTCGGGCGGGTGCACCGGCGGGTGCAGGAGGGCGGCGGCCCGGGTTCGTTCGGCCCAGCGCCACACCAGCTCGGGCCGGCCGCCGTCGAGGGCCAGCCGGAGCCCGGTGGACGCGAGTTCGGCGACGTGCGCGGACGCGGCCGCCCGCAGGTCGGTGGCCCCGAGGGTGGCGCGGTGGTCGTCGGCCAGGTCGAGGCCGCGGGCGACGGCGCGCAGTGCCCCCGCGCGGTCCCCTCGGCCTCGGCGGAGCAGGGCCTCGGCGTGCCAGCCCAGCTGGCGGTGCCAGACCGTGCCCGACCGGCGCGCCCGGCTGACCGGTTCCAGGTGCTGCTGGGCCCGGGCACGGGTGGTCGCCCGCTGGCCGGCACGGAGCCGGGCCTGGAGGGCGGCCTCCGGCCAGCCGGCGCGCTCCAGCCGGTCGGCCGCGCGGCGGTAGCCGGCCTCGGTCACCGAGTCCGGGTCCTGGGCCGCGCAGGCGAGGACGACGGTCCAGTGCGCCAGCGCGGCCCAGCCGGTGCGGCGCTGCCGGGTGAGCGCCCGAGCGGCCTGGTCGGCGAGAGTCTGGGCGGTGGCCGGGTCGCCGTCGGCGAGCGCGGCCTGGGCCAGCCGGAGGCGCGCCTCGGCGAGCTCGGCGGGTTCGCGGCGGGCGGTGGCGGCGTCGACGGCGCGCTGGGCGGCTCGGCGGGCCTCGGCGGTCAGCCCGGCGGCGAGCAGCAGCTCGCATCGATCCCGCCAGAGCTCGCCGGGGACCTCGCGGTGCCGGACGTAGCCGGCCTCCGCCTCGTCGTACCGGGTCAGGGCCAGCGGGACCTGACCCCGTAGTGCGGCGACATAGCCGAGGTTGTGCGCGGTGATCGCCCGGTGCATGTCCGACGCCGAGCTGCCGAGGAGCCGGTCGGCCTCGATGAAGTC from Modestobacter roseus encodes the following:
- a CDS encoding CHAT domain-containing protein encodes the protein MHLLLGRAREAERDFIEADRLLGSSASDMHRAITAHNLGYVAALRGQVPLALTRYDEAEAGYVRHREVPGELWRDRCELLLAAGLTAEARRAAQRAVDAATARREPAELAEARLRLAQAALADGDPATAQTLADQAARALTRQRRTGWAALAHWTVVLACAAQDPDSVTEAGYRRAADRLERAGWPEAALQARLRAGQRATTRARAQQHLEPVSRARRSGTVWHRQLGWHAEALLRRGRGDRAGALRAVARGLDLADDHRATLGATDLRAAASAHVAELASTGLRLALDGGRPELVWRWAERTRAAALLHPPVHPPDDEDTEQALAELRTVVRERQDTATEGRAAPELARRQARLEERIRQAVRHTSGDGRGVRPDLDAGRLHTALDDRALVEFAECDGRLVAVVAVGGRFRLHRLGETAAVTRELHHLFHALRRMAAPGVDPAPGLRRRLEAAAARLDAQLLAPLSAELGDRDLVVVPTEQLHALPWGVLPTCAGRAFSVSPSATLWQRARSVPAGNGAVVLAAGPGLAHAEPEVKALADLRPGARVLAGDDARVADVLTAASGARLVHLAAHGRFRGDNPQFSAVDLADGPLTGYDLERLQHPPEVAVLSACETGAAAVLAGGELLGLAATLLSMGVRSVVAPVLQVPDAETAPLMLDLHRELLAGASVPAALAAAVARARAGSDADAATGAAFLCVGA